Proteins encoded in a region of the Stieleria neptunia genome:
- the upp gene encoding uracil phosphoribosyltransferase, with protein MSLVQRVEHPLIDHHLCRIRDAATPPSEFRAAVNRLSMILGVSATVDLATRPRKITTPICETTGYELSVHVGIVPILRAGLGMVDPILELLPDASVWHLGLYRNEETAEPVGYYDKLPHENAPNIAMVVDPMLATGGSIDLVIRRLQRWGVDEIRVLSLIASQPGIDRVRRDFPDVKLFVAAIDPELNERSFIVPGLGDAGDRIFDTPQNG; from the coding sequence GTGAGTCTAGTCCAACGTGTAGAACATCCACTGATCGACCATCATCTGTGTAGAATTCGCGACGCGGCGACGCCGCCGAGTGAATTCCGTGCCGCGGTCAATCGCCTGTCGATGATCCTGGGGGTCTCGGCCACCGTCGATTTGGCGACTCGCCCGAGAAAGATCACCACGCCGATTTGCGAGACGACGGGATACGAACTGTCGGTCCATGTGGGCATCGTTCCGATCTTGCGCGCCGGGCTGGGGATGGTCGACCCGATTCTGGAACTGCTACCCGACGCGTCGGTCTGGCACCTGGGGCTGTATCGCAACGAGGAGACCGCCGAACCGGTCGGGTACTACGACAAGCTGCCCCACGAGAACGCGCCCAACATCGCGATGGTTGTCGATCCGATGCTGGCGACCGGCGGCAGCATCGACTTGGTGATTCGGCGATTGCAGCGTTGGGGCGTCGATGAAATTCGAGTGCTCAGTCTGATCGCCTCGCAGCCGGGCATCGATCGCGTCAGACGTGACTTTCCGGACGTCAAATTATTCGTCGCGGCGATTGACCCGGAACTGAATGAACGATCCTTTATCGTGCCGGGACTTGGCGATGCAGGGGACCGAATTTTTGACACCCCACAAAACGGCTAG
- a CDS encoding PSD1 and planctomycete cytochrome C domain-containing protein: protein MMPHSESVLKKRILIAAALTCLWGQVTFAATTEIDFQKQIQPILAKKCYACHGPDVAESGLKFTSRDAALAETESGSFAIVPGDLDASLLIERITTDDEFERMPPEGDPVTEDEAALLSAWIAEGAAWQKHWAFEPLSNPTPPTVASADWQSNPIDAFIYDSLSDAGLKPNGPAGKRELIRRVYYDLTGLPPTKAEVDAFIADESPEAIKRVADRLLDSPHYGERWGRHWLDLVRFAETNSFERDGPKDNAWKFRDYVIRSFNEDKPYDQFIREQLAGDELDEVTKETLTATGYYRLGIWDDEPADELQARFDGLDDIILTTGQVFLGLTMNCARCHDHKIDPIPQKDYYSMLSFFEDVTPYARRGDLASFSQIDVSSDQLRARYAANDQQRRSIEQEMHDIEQAGIAKMSAPDQRATEGAKRDRNRVLGQKLKANLSDEQWGRYKELKSQLKQNAEQLKTLPERERVMGLATYRAVDEPTYVLYRGSPHSPSDEVSPAFPTLFEDEPPALPPTESTSNQSTGRRRVLADWIASENNRLTARVIVNRIWQFHFGRGIVRSSNNFGQLGTPPTHPELLDFLANRFIQDGWSLKSMHRLILSSRAYQMSSQGSETSLAADPDNDLFWRFDPRRLSAEEVRDSILAANGSLNTAVYGPSVYPTLSPEVLAGQSRPGSGWGNSSESDQNRRSVYIYVKRSLLTPMLSAFDFPDPDQTCEARFMTLQPAQALSLLNGDFAAEQAAKLADSVDAGAIDNRELVRRVVAAVLARPASEAEMDDGDRLIASLQKKHHLDAGQAKTLYCLSVMNWNEFLFVD from the coding sequence ATGATGCCCCATTCTGAGTCCGTCTTGAAAAAACGCATTCTGATCGCCGCCGCCTTGACCTGTTTGTGGGGACAAGTGACCTTCGCCGCGACAACGGAAATCGACTTTCAAAAACAAATCCAACCGATCCTGGCAAAGAAGTGTTATGCCTGTCACGGACCGGATGTGGCCGAAAGCGGTTTGAAATTCACCAGTCGCGACGCCGCGTTGGCGGAGACCGAGTCGGGCAGCTTTGCGATCGTGCCGGGCGACCTGGACGCGAGCTTGTTGATCGAGCGGATCACGACCGACGATGAATTCGAACGGATGCCACCGGAGGGTGATCCGGTCACCGAGGACGAAGCGGCATTGCTGAGCGCGTGGATCGCCGAGGGCGCCGCATGGCAAAAACATTGGGCGTTTGAACCGCTGTCCAATCCAACGCCGCCGACGGTTGCGTCGGCCGATTGGCAATCCAACCCGATCGACGCCTTCATCTACGATTCGCTTTCCGACGCCGGTTTAAAACCCAACGGTCCGGCGGGCAAACGCGAATTGATCCGGCGCGTCTATTACGACCTGACGGGGTTGCCGCCGACCAAGGCCGAGGTGGATGCGTTCATCGCCGACGAGTCGCCCGAGGCAATCAAGCGGGTGGCCGATCGGCTGCTCGATTCACCGCACTACGGCGAGCGTTGGGGCCGCCATTGGCTGGACCTGGTTCGCTTTGCCGAAACCAATTCGTTCGAACGGGACGGCCCCAAAGACAACGCGTGGAAGTTCCGCGATTATGTGATTCGGTCGTTCAACGAAGACAAGCCGTATGATCAATTCATCCGCGAGCAACTTGCCGGGGACGAGCTGGATGAAGTCACCAAGGAAACGTTGACCGCGACCGGTTACTACCGCTTGGGGATTTGGGATGACGAACCTGCCGATGAGCTGCAGGCCCGTTTTGATGGGCTGGACGACATCATCCTGACGACCGGACAGGTGTTCTTGGGATTGACCATGAATTGTGCGCGTTGCCACGACCACAAGATCGATCCGATCCCGCAGAAAGACTACTACAGCATGCTGTCGTTCTTCGAGGACGTGACCCCCTACGCCCGTCGCGGCGATTTAGCCTCCTTCAGCCAGATTGACGTCAGCTCCGACCAGTTGCGGGCACGCTATGCCGCCAACGACCAACAGCGGCGATCGATCGAGCAGGAAATGCACGACATCGAGCAGGCCGGGATCGCCAAGATGTCGGCTCCCGATCAACGCGCCACCGAAGGGGCCAAACGTGATCGCAATCGCGTGCTGGGCCAAAAACTGAAGGCCAATCTGAGCGACGAGCAGTGGGGCCGATACAAGGAACTGAAATCACAACTGAAACAGAACGCCGAACAGCTCAAGACACTGCCCGAGCGGGAACGCGTGATGGGGCTGGCGACGTATCGCGCGGTAGACGAGCCGACGTACGTGCTGTATCGCGGCAGCCCGCATTCGCCCAGCGACGAAGTCTCACCCGCGTTTCCGACTCTGTTTGAAGACGAACCGCCGGCGTTGCCCCCGACCGAATCGACGTCCAACCAATCTACCGGGCGTCGTCGCGTCCTGGCCGATTGGATCGCCAGTGAGAACAATCGGTTGACCGCCCGAGTGATCGTCAATCGAATCTGGCAATTCCATTTCGGCCGTGGCATCGTCCGCAGCAGCAACAACTTCGGCCAACTCGGCACGCCGCCGACCCATCCCGAGCTGTTGGACTTCCTGGCCAATCGCTTTATCCAAGACGGTTGGAGCCTCAAGTCGATGCACCGGCTGATTCTTTCCAGTCGCGCCTATCAGATGTCATCCCAAGGCAGCGAAACCTCCTTGGCCGCCGACCCCGACAACGATCTGTTTTGGCGATTTGATCCGCGACGATTAAGTGCCGAAGAGGTCCGTGATTCGATCCTGGCCGCAAACGGTTCGCTGAACACCGCGGTTTACGGACCGAGTGTCTACCCGACGCTGTCGCCCGAAGTCCTGGCCGGTCAATCCAGACCGGGCAGCGGTTGGGGAAATTCCAGCGAGAGCGACCAGAATCGACGCAGCGTTTACATCTATGTCAAACGATCCTTGTTGACGCCGATGTTGTCCGCGTTCGACTTTCCGGATCCCGATCAAACCTGCGAAGCGAGGTTCATGACGTTGCAGCCCGCGCAAGCCCTCTCGCTGCTCAACGGAGACTTCGCCGCCGAGCAGGCCGCCAAGCTGGCCGATAGCGTCGATGCCGGGGCAATCGACAATCGCGAATTGGTCCGCCGCGTCGTCGCCGCCGTGCTGGCTCGGCCGGCGAGCGAAGCGGAAATGGATGACGGTGATCGATTGATCGCAAGCCTTCAAAAGAAACATCATCTCGATGCCGGGCAGGCCAAAACGTTGTACTGTCTGAGCGTGATGAATTGGAACGAATTTTTGTTTGTCGACTGA
- a CDS encoding NupC/NupG family nucleoside CNT transporter, translating to MERLICALGLVVFIGVAWLISSDRKRFPIRIVIGGLALQILLAFLVLGTSWGQRFFQSIGGAFTLVMDSVTAGSGFLFSAQAPTIGDSMLGTFAFGVLPTVIFFSALMSILYHLRIMQWVVWAMAWVMRFTLKTSGPETLAAAANVFVGHTEAPLVVRPYLATMTRSELNAMMTGGFATVTGGLLGAYAGMGIDISHLLTASVISAPAALLIAKVMEPEAEGAQVSSSLQMNHAASETDGDDVGHVNVIAAAVAGASDGLKLALNVGAMLIAFLAILKLIDVLLGLGCEQLGWVDLTGTPLISLGVILGYACWPIAWLLGIPAAECVEAGRLIGLKTVANEFIAYQSLGEMMRSSDPAISQRTAVILTYALAGFSNFGAIGIQVGGIGGLEPSRKQDLARLGLRAMFGGLLACCMTGAVAGLLL from the coding sequence ATGGAACGACTCATCTGCGCCTTGGGACTGGTGGTCTTCATCGGCGTTGCGTGGCTGATCAGCAGTGATCGCAAACGTTTTCCGATTCGAATCGTGATCGGCGGTTTGGCGTTACAAATTCTGCTTGCGTTTTTGGTTTTGGGAACGTCGTGGGGGCAACGTTTTTTTCAGTCCATCGGCGGTGCGTTCACGTTGGTGATGGACTCAGTGACCGCCGGCAGCGGATTTCTGTTTTCCGCCCAGGCGCCGACGATCGGCGATTCGATGTTGGGAACGTTCGCCTTTGGGGTGCTGCCCACGGTGATTTTCTTTTCCGCGCTGATGAGCATTCTGTATCACCTCCGCATCATGCAGTGGGTGGTTTGGGCGATGGCCTGGGTGATGCGTTTCACGTTGAAGACGAGTGGTCCGGAAACCTTGGCCGCGGCGGCCAACGTGTTTGTCGGCCACACCGAAGCGCCACTGGTGGTCCGCCCGTATTTGGCCACGATGACGCGGAGCGAACTCAATGCGATGATGACCGGCGGGTTTGCGACCGTGACTGGCGGATTGCTGGGGGCCTATGCCGGGATGGGAATCGACATTTCCCACCTGTTGACCGCTTCGGTGATCAGCGCCCCGGCGGCCTTGTTGATCGCCAAAGTGATGGAACCGGAAGCGGAGGGTGCCCAAGTGTCTTCGTCGCTGCAGATGAATCACGCGGCGTCCGAAACAGACGGAGACGACGTCGGGCATGTGAATGTCATCGCCGCAGCCGTCGCCGGCGCCAGCGACGGATTGAAATTGGCGCTCAACGTCGGCGCGATGCTGATCGCGTTTCTGGCGATCTTGAAACTGATCGACGTGCTGCTGGGGCTCGGTTGTGAGCAACTCGGCTGGGTCGATCTGACCGGCACACCGTTGATCAGCCTGGGCGTCATCCTCGGCTATGCCTGTTGGCCGATCGCCTGGTTGTTGGGGATTCCGGCGGCCGAGTGCGTCGAGGCGGGCCGATTGATCGGGCTGAAAACGGTCGCCAACGAATTCATCGCGTATCAATCGCTGGGTGAGATGATGCGGTCGAGCGATCCGGCGATTTCTCAGCGGACGGCCGTCATTTTGACCTATGCGTTGGCCGGATTCAGCAATTTTGGCGCGATCGGGATTCAAGTGGGCGGCATCGGCGGCCTGGAACCGTCGCGAAAGCAAGACCTGGCCCGGCTGGGATTGCGGGCCATGTTCGGGGGGCTACTGGCTTGCTGTATGACGGGGGCCGTCGCGGGACTGTTGCTGTAA
- a CDS encoding rhomboid family intramembrane serine protease: protein MNGLHQDPAVAFQSTDRAECMELRFVLEAAGIAARAERQHGQWFLIVGAGDLSEAEAELDAYRRENESRSTAAIPVAPVYAGATVGVIAYAALVTLIALATLPWGLALDLFTPGEMQTGKVLAGDGWRTVTALTLHVDEGHVASNLLFGILFGFLAGRAVGGGVGWLTIVLAGALGNLLNALVQQPEHTSVGASTAVFAALGLLVANALRPRVSSHESLLRRWRPLVGGLMLLGLIGVGGERTDVTAHVTGFLAGLLLGAISSRLPTHWLADEKVQWLAGLATIVIVSMAWVVALSD, encoded by the coding sequence GTGAATGGATTACATCAAGACCCTGCGGTGGCGTTCCAATCGACCGATCGAGCGGAATGCATGGAGTTGCGTTTCGTGCTCGAGGCCGCCGGGATCGCGGCCCGAGCGGAGCGGCAGCACGGGCAATGGTTTCTGATCGTCGGAGCCGGGGATTTGTCCGAGGCGGAAGCGGAACTGGACGCCTACCGCCGCGAAAACGAGTCGCGTTCCACCGCGGCAATTCCGGTCGCGCCGGTCTATGCGGGTGCGACCGTGGGAGTGATCGCGTACGCGGCCTTGGTCACGCTGATCGCCCTGGCGACGCTGCCGTGGGGGTTGGCACTCGACCTGTTCACGCCGGGTGAAATGCAGACCGGCAAGGTGCTGGCGGGCGACGGGTGGCGGACGGTGACGGCGCTGACCCTGCACGTGGACGAAGGACACGTGGCCTCGAACCTGCTGTTCGGGATCCTGTTCGGGTTCCTCGCCGGTCGTGCCGTCGGTGGCGGCGTCGGCTGGCTTACGATCGTGTTGGCGGGAGCCCTGGGCAATCTGCTCAACGCGCTCGTCCAGCAACCCGAACACACGTCGGTGGGCGCTTCGACCGCCGTCTTCGCCGCGCTCGGATTGCTGGTCGCCAATGCCTTGCGGCCGAGAGTGTCCAGCCACGAAAGTTTGTTGCGCCGCTGGCGACCGCTGGTCGGCGGTTTGATGTTGCTCGGCCTGATCGGCGTTGGCGGCGAACGAACCGATGTCACCGCTCACGTGACCGGTTTTTTGGCAGGACTGCTGTTGGGTGCCATCAGCAGTCGTCTGCCGACGCACTGGCTGGCCGACGAAAAAGTCCAGTGGCTGGCCGGACTGGCCACCATCGTGATCGTGTCGATGGCCTGGGTCGTCGCGCTGTCGGACTGA
- a CDS encoding PGPGW domain-containing protein — protein sequence MPEPFSLIAFLQDHTVALAWIAAVSGVLFVGCLLVAPWLVLKIPADYFVGDHRPRTLFADRHPVLRWTGLLAKNLVGGILILAGLVMLVLPGQGLLTILVGILMLDFPGKHHLEKKLAGMPPVFKSINWIRHRWNVAPIVLTRQPLDADREKGVRSL from the coding sequence ATGCCGGAGCCGTTCAGCTTGATCGCCTTCCTGCAGGATCACACGGTTGCCTTGGCCTGGATCGCCGCAGTTTCCGGCGTGCTGTTCGTCGGCTGCTTGTTAGTTGCGCCGTGGTTGGTCCTGAAAATACCGGCGGACTACTTCGTCGGCGATCATCGGCCCCGAACACTGTTTGCCGATCGGCACCCCGTGCTGCGATGGACGGGATTGCTGGCCAAGAATCTTGTCGGGGGGATCCTGATCCTCGCGGGTCTGGTGATGCTGGTCCTGCCCGGGCAGGGGCTGTTGACCATTCTGGTCGGCATTTTGATGCTCGATTTTCCCGGCAAGCATCACCTGGAGAAAAAACTGGCCGGCATGCCCCCCGTTTTTAAATCGATCAACTGGATCCGGCATCGTTGGAACGTTGCCCCGATCGTGTTGACGCGACAACCGCTCGACGCCGATCGCGAAAAAGGGGTCAGGTCTCTTTGA
- a CDS encoding DUF1501 domain-containing protein, whose amino-acid sequence MKNQKRNFCGRTRREFLWQTGGGFGAAALSSMLSQDGFLSAADSVGDANPLAAKLPHFAPKAKSVIFLFMYGGPSHIDTFDYKPKMVGMDGKTVDVKTFGRGGRKNGGRIVEPRWEFSQHGQCGKYVSTLFPHLANHVDDIAFLHSMTADSPIHGSAMLMMNSGKILSGSPALGSWATYGLGSVNENLPGYVVMLDPKAGPISGAKNWSSGYMPATYAGTVFRTKGAPILNLDRPDGMTEDVQRELIDSIQHANQRHLETRSDNDDLASRIASYELAFKMQSAAPEAVDLSTEDERTLSMYGIDREQTNDFGTRCLIARRLVDRGVRFVQLYSGGAHNDDNWDAHGDLELNHNRHAGRTDLPIAALLTDLKQRGMLDETLVVWGGEFGRQPTAEYAKGSGRDHNSFGFTMWMAGGGIKGGVSFGTTDELGSAAVENPLHVKNMHATVLHQMGLDPNHLSYFYGGLDQKLVGVEHVEPIHEIIG is encoded by the coding sequence ATGAAGAATCAAAAGCGAAACTTTTGCGGCCGCACACGTCGTGAGTTCCTGTGGCAAACCGGTGGCGGCTTCGGCGCCGCGGCGTTGTCATCGATGCTCTCACAAGACGGGTTTCTCTCCGCCGCGGATTCCGTCGGCGACGCCAACCCCTTGGCCGCCAAACTGCCCCACTTTGCCCCGAAAGCGAAGAGCGTGATCTTTTTGTTCATGTACGGCGGGCCGAGCCACATCGATACGTTTGATTACAAACCCAAGATGGTCGGCATGGACGGCAAGACCGTCGACGTGAAAACGTTCGGCCGCGGCGGTCGAAAAAACGGCGGCCGCATCGTCGAACCACGCTGGGAATTTTCACAGCACGGGCAATGCGGCAAGTACGTCAGTACGCTGTTCCCCCATCTGGCCAACCACGTCGACGACATCGCGTTCTTGCATTCGATGACCGCCGATTCGCCGATCCACGGTTCGGCCATGTTGATGATGAACAGCGGCAAAATCCTGTCCGGCAGCCCCGCACTCGGTTCCTGGGCGACCTACGGTCTCGGTTCGGTCAACGAGAACCTGCCCGGTTACGTCGTCATGCTGGACCCCAAAGCCGGACCGATCAGCGGTGCAAAAAACTGGAGCAGCGGTTACATGCCGGCGACCTACGCCGGAACCGTCTTCCGCACCAAAGGCGCACCGATTCTGAACCTGGATCGTCCCGACGGCATGACCGAAGACGTGCAGCGTGAATTGATCGATTCGATTCAACACGCGAACCAACGTCATCTGGAAACCCGCAGCGACAACGACGACTTGGCGTCGCGGATCGCCAGCTACGAACTGGCCTTCAAGATGCAATCGGCCGCCCCCGAAGCGGTCGATCTGTCGACCGAAGATGAACGCACGTTGTCGATGTACGGGATTGATCGCGAGCAGACCAATGACTTTGGCACCCGCTGCCTGATCGCCCGACGTCTGGTCGATCGCGGCGTCCGCTTCGTGCAACTCTACAGTGGCGGGGCGCACAACGATGACAATTGGGACGCCCACGGCGACTTGGAACTCAACCACAATCGCCATGCCGGTCGAACCGATCTTCCGATCGCCGCGCTGCTGACCGACCTGAAACAACGTGGCATGCTGGACGAAACGTTGGTGGTCTGGGGCGGCGAATTCGGTCGCCAGCCGACCGCGGAATACGCCAAGGGGTCCGGCCGCGATCACAATTCCTTCGGCTTTACGATGTGGATGGCCGGCGGCGGCATCAAGGGCGGAGTGTCCTTCGGCACCACCGACGAACTCGGCTCGGCCGCCGTGGAAAACCCGCTGCACGTCAAGAACATGCACGCAACCGTGTTGCACCAGATGGGACTGGACCCCAATCACCTGTCGTACTTCTACGGCGGACTCGATCAAAAACTCGTCGGCGTCGAACACGTCGAACCGATCCACGAAATCATCGGTTAG
- a CDS encoding DUF1579 family protein encodes MRSLVFVALICMTSPTVLAQEAPTPSKEHAYLAKIAGARGGTMKVWPQGPAGNAMEFPFTETNTVILGGNWVQSEFQAGPYKGRGMSGYDPIKKKYIGTWANNMSPYLAVMEGTYDESKHELTMIFDDIDPATNQPEKMKSVLTDVPGEPSTMTMYKKDDATDDWVKSFVLTYEMKQK; translated from the coding sequence ATGAGATCTCTCGTTTTTGTAGCGTTGATTTGCATGACCAGCCCCACAGTTCTGGCGCAGGAGGCGCCGACTCCCTCGAAAGAGCATGCCTACTTGGCGAAAATTGCTGGCGCGCGTGGCGGCACGATGAAAGTTTGGCCACAGGGGCCCGCCGGCAACGCGATGGAATTCCCGTTCACCGAAACCAACACCGTGATTCTCGGTGGCAACTGGGTGCAGTCCGAGTTTCAGGCGGGGCCCTACAAGGGACGTGGGATGAGCGGATACGATCCCATCAAGAAGAAATACATCGGAACCTGGGCGAACAATATGTCGCCCTATCTGGCCGTGATGGAGGGGACGTACGATGAATCGAAGCACGAATTAACGATGATCTTCGACGACATCGATCCGGCAACCAACCAGCCGGAGAAGATGAAGTCCGTCTTGACGGATGTCCCTGGCGAGCCCTCGACGATGACGATGTACAAAAAAGATGACGCAACGGACGATTGGGTGAAGTCCTTCGTCTTGACGTACGAAATGAAGCAGAAATGA
- a CDS encoding sulfatase family protein has translation MNLTTLFSLVALLTSLVVGTVNAAPPNVLIILADDCTYNDLPLYGGQNAKTPNLDRLASQGLTFNRAFLSEAMCQPCRAELYSGLYPMRNGCAWNHSSSHSDIESMPHHLGVAGYRVGLAGKVHVLPRQAFPFEPVGGFDKNCVRDPTHPHQIDPAAEFMSRSDDPFCLVVALVEPHVPWVMGDASAYPPKSLKLPPNIADTPETRRAFGAYLAEITYMDSQVGQLLETLEASGKADDTLVLFSSEQGSQYPGNKWTNYNTGVHTALIARFPGVIEAGRRTDALVQYADVLPTLMDLAGIQHDTNRFDGNSFADVLRGQTEQHRQYVYGVHNNVPEGPPYPIRSISDGRYHYIRNLQNQNLYIEKHLMGVKGNGKLNNHYWQTWVFESFDNPKALRLIQRYQLRPAEELFDLENDPYEMNNLAGSASVAAIQSELGDELDRWLAAQADPGIEQDTVRTHQAAKQGRHRFRPK, from the coding sequence ATGAACCTCACCACTCTCTTCTCGCTCGTCGCCTTGCTCACCTCGCTGGTCGTGGGCACCGTCAACGCCGCACCGCCCAACGTGTTGATCATCTTGGCCGACGACTGCACCTACAACGATTTGCCGTTGTACGGTGGGCAGAACGCAAAGACACCGAACTTGGATCGTTTGGCCAGCCAAGGTCTGACCTTCAACCGCGCGTTTTTGTCCGAAGCGATGTGCCAACCCTGTCGCGCGGAACTTTATTCGGGCCTGTACCCGATGCGAAACGGCTGTGCCTGGAACCACTCCTCCAGCCACAGCGACATCGAAAGTATGCCGCATCATCTGGGAGTCGCGGGGTATCGAGTCGGATTGGCCGGGAAGGTGCACGTTTTGCCCCGACAGGCCTTTCCCTTTGAACCCGTCGGCGGATTCGACAAAAATTGTGTCCGCGACCCGACGCATCCACACCAGATCGATCCCGCGGCCGAATTCATGTCGCGAAGTGATGATCCGTTTTGTTTGGTCGTCGCACTGGTCGAGCCCCATGTGCCGTGGGTGATGGGCGATGCCAGTGCGTATCCTCCCAAGTCGCTGAAGCTGCCACCGAACATCGCCGACACCCCCGAAACGCGACGCGCGTTCGGCGCCTACTTGGCCGAGATCACCTACATGGACTCCCAAGTCGGCCAGTTGCTCGAAACGCTCGAAGCGAGCGGCAAGGCGGACGACACGTTGGTGCTGTTTTCCTCGGAACAAGGGTCACAGTACCCGGGGAACAAGTGGACCAACTACAACACCGGCGTGCACACGGCGTTGATCGCTCGATTCCCCGGCGTGATCGAAGCGGGAAGGCGGACGGATGCGTTGGTCCAGTACGCCGATGTCTTGCCGACCTTGATGGACCTGGCCGGAATTCAGCACGACACGAACCGGTTCGACGGCAACAGCTTTGCGGATGTGCTGCGTGGCCAAACCGAACAGCATCGGCAGTATGTTTACGGTGTTCACAACAATGTTCCCGAAGGCCCGCCGTATCCGATTCGCTCGATCAGCGACGGACGCTACCACTACATCCGAAACCTGCAGAACCAGAATCTGTACATCGAAAAGCACTTGATGGGCGTCAAGGGCAACGGGAAATTGAACAATCACTATTGGCAAACGTGGGTCTTCGAGTCGTTTGATAATCCGAAAGCGTTGCGATTGATTCAACGCTACCAGTTGCGGCCGGCGGAAGAACTTTTTGATCTGGAGAATGATCCTTACGAGATGAACAATCTGGCCGGCAGCGCGAGCGTCGCGGCGATCCAATCCGAGCTGGGCGATGAACTCGATCGCTGGCTCGCCGCACAAGCCGATCCGGGGATCGAGCAAGACACCGTCCGAACGCACCAAGCCGCCAAGCAGGGCCGGCATCGATTCCGCCCGAAGTGA